One Toxorhynchites rutilus septentrionalis strain SRP unplaced genomic scaffold, ASM2978413v1 HiC_scaffold_320, whole genome shotgun sequence genomic region harbors:
- the LOC129782006 gene encoding alpha-2 adrenergic receptor-like: MDYPLMSAGNISQEDFLAIVGGNSSLAGILGGSATNVFNDTLGGVLATGDNRTIFHGYPSGYTLPHIIIASIIVTILMIVIVVGNLLVIIAIATEKALKNIQNWFIASLAVADFFLGLVIMPFSLANELMGYWIFGNWWCDVHSAMDVLLCTSSIMNLCLISLDRYWSITKAIEYLKTRTPARAAFMIAAVWVMSALVCIPPLLGWKAPRPEEHVQLPQCQVSLVSLHQDEVIPFPVNKSKATFLAYLASI, translated from the coding sequence ATGGATTACCCCTTGATGTCGGCAGGTAACATCTCCCAAGAGGACTTCCTGGCCATCGTCGGCGGGAATTCGTCACTGGCCGGAATACTGGGCGGCTCGGCCACTAATGTCTTCAATGACACGTTGGGTGGAGTTCTGGCCACCGGTGATAATCGGACCATTTTCCACGGCTATCCAAGCGGATACACACTGCCGCACATCATCATCGCTTCAATTATTGTGACAATACTAATGATAGTGATTGTGGTCGGTAACCTGCTGGTGATCATAGCGATTGCCACCGAGAAGGCGCTCAAAAACATCCAGAATTGGTTCATTGCCTCGCTGGCGGTGGCGGATTTTTTTCTCGGGCTGGTCATCATGCCCTTTTCGCTCGCCAACGAGCTGATGGGCTACTGGATTTTCGGGAACTGGTGGTGTGATGTGCATTCCGCGATGGATGTGTTGCTCTGTACGTCCTCGATCATGAACCTGTGCCTGATCTCGCTGGATCGGTACTGGAGCATCACGAAGGCgatcgaatatctgaaaacaAGGACACCAGCGAGGGCGGCGTTCATGATAGCCGCGGTTTGGGTGATGTCGGCGTTGGTATGCATTCCGCCGCTGCTCGGCTGGAAGGCGCCCCGCCCGGAGGAACACGTTCAGCTGCCACAGTGTCAGGTGAGTTTGGTTTCTCTCCATCAGGATGAAGTTATTCCGTTTCCAGTCAATAAAAGCAAAGCAACATTTCTTGCCTATTTAGCATCAATTTAG